The genomic stretch CTCGGAGACTGTTCCAAAGGCGTCCCGGGTTCCCGAAAGGAACAGGCAGGGCACCTTCAAGGCCGGAAAATGCTCGATCCTCGACCTGTCCGGACGCCCCGGAGGATGCAGCGGGTAGCTGAGCAGCACCAGCCCTTCGGCCTCCAAGCCATCCGCGGCCGCCATGGAGCACATTCGTCCACCCATGGAACGCCCTCCGAGCACCAGCCGTGTCGTGCGTTGCCGGAGCGCGGCTGCCTCCTCGTTGACCGCCCGCACGAGCACCGGGGCCTTGTCCGGCGCGCGCCTGCCGGCCTTGCGGTAAGGAAAGTCCATGCGGACCACATCGCCGCCGGCGGCGGTGACAGCACTGTCGATGGACACGAGGGCACTCTGGTTGCGGTCGGCTCCAGCGCCCGGAGCGAGCAGCAGCCCCGTCCTGGCTATGGCCTTCTCCGCCATCGCGTCACACGACGGTACGCAACAGGGCGTGCAGGTCCGACGCCATCCCTGCGATCGCGTCTGGATCCTCTCCTGATCGGATCGCCTCGCACAGGGAACGGGACTTGTTGATGATCCGAAGCCAGTGCACTTCGTCCATCCCGACCGGTGCCGGCCCGTCCACTTCCGAAGCCCAGCCCTCCAGGTCGTCCTGGCGCTGCTCGTCCTCGGGCTCCGACGCGAGCCTTCCGGACGCGTTGAAGAGCTCCTCGATGGCCCGATAGCGAACCTCGTCGTCTTCTTCGTCGTCGTCGTAGCCGACGACCGCCGAAGAGTGCGTCGTTCCCACGAGATCGAACAACGCCTCTGCCTGGTCTTCGTGCGCCGACGAGACGACGAGATCGTCACCGTCCCATTCGTGGGGTATCCGGTGATCGTCGAGCAGCATGCTCAGATGGCTCCGCTGTTCGGGGAGCCACTCGGGCAGCTCGTACACCGTCCCCACCCCGACCGGCCCGTGCGGCTCCGCACCGGAAGCAGTGCCAGTGGTCGCTCCCGGTACGTCGGCCAGGAGCTTCGAGAGGATCGAGGCCTGGAGGCGGATCTCGTCCTCCATCGCCTCCTCCGCGCCGAGCGCCGCCAGCAGCCGGCGTGTGACCCTGCCCACCGCCGCCCAGGTCTCGGCGTCGGTGCCGTAGAACTCGTCCTCCATGAACACACCCGCGGACGCCTCCGCCACGTCGGCGTCCGCGTGCATGTCGGTCGGATCAGCTGTCAGCCGGCGTGCCGCGTCAGCGAGGAGACGTACCGGTTCTGTGTCCGGCAATCCGGAGGGCGCGATTCCCTCAGCGGCTGAGTCAAGGCCGTCGGAGTCATCGTCGAACATCGCTTCGGCGCCGGCGTCGTGATCTGAGGCGTCCGTGTCCCGGGACGAGGGCTCACCCTCGGCCCCGCCCGCCGCGGCGGTCAGCGACAGTTCTTCGAGGAGATCGTCGACGCGCTCCTCATCGTCCGCGGCCACGACAAGTTCCTCTTCTTCGAACCGGTGCGAGATCTGCAGGGTGTTGAGGTAATCGATGAGGCGGCCGCGATCACGATCTGCCCACCAGCCGATCCGGTAGCCGACCTCTTCGTCCTCGTCGCCGGGTTCGAGCTCGGGAAGGTCGGACGGGATCAGTCTCTCCCGGCACGAGTGGCAGCGCCCCCGGCTGCCCACCTCGTAACCGCAGTTGACGCAGTACCAGACCTTGCCCACGCCAGCTGATCAGCCGGTCGGCTGCTTCTTGGGGAGGATCGGCGCGTCCCTGCCGGTGCCGTGTCGTCCGGGGGACAACGACGGTGCTGATCGCGTGTTGATCTCGTGGTACTCGTCCTCGACGTTCACAGACCAGACGTCGTTGTCGGCGCCCAAGAGGTTCTCGACGGTCAACATAGCGGTGTACATCGAGTGGTCCTGGTTGTTGTAGCGGTGCATGCCGTTGCGCCCTACAGGGAACACGTTGCTTGCGTTCGCTCCAATCCAGTCGCGGATGATCTGGACGTTGTCGGCGTAGTCGGTGTCGTAATACGGGTACGCCTTCGGCATACGCACCACGTAACCGGCTTCGACCTGCGACGGATCGAGCAGCCCGAGCCGTCCCAGTTCCTCGGCTCCCTGCTCGATCAACTTCTCGTCAGGAGCGCCCCACGACTCGTCGCCCTCCTCGACGGTGTACTCGAGCCCCAGAACGTTGCGGCCCTCCTTGACAAGGAACGGGGACCACGAGCCGAAATTCTGAATGCGCATCGTCTTCACGCTCGGGTCGTGGATGTAGATCCAGTTGTCGTCCCATGGGACCGCGTCTTCAGGCACGACCAGCGCGACCGTGAGGAAATCCCGGTAATAGAGGTCGTCGGCGGCTCGGCGCACCTTCTCGGGCACCGGTGGGTCGAAGACGTGGACGAGCGACGCGATCGGCATCGACGAGATCACCGCGGTCGCCGGGTACTCGGTGACGGCGCCGCCGTGATCGGCCACAACCGAGGTGGCCACACCACCATGATGGTTGATGCGTTCCACACGAGCGCCCATGATGACCTTGGTACCCGCGTCCTCGACGAGGTCACGGCAGCGTTCCCACATCATCCCCGGACCGAGGCGCGGATACTGGAACTCTTCGATGAGGGAGGTGATGTCCTTCTGGTTGCGCCTGGGCAGGAGCGCGTTGATCACCGCTGAGGCGAGGGAGAGGTTCTTTACTCGTTGCGCCGCCCAGTCGGCGGGCATCTCCGATGGCGGGTGCCCCCATACCTTCTGCGTGTACGTCTTGAAGAAGTGGTTGTAGAGCCTCCAGCCGAATCGGGCGGCCAACCATCCCTCGTACATGTGCTGATTCTTCGGGGGTCGGATCCTCGCCCACGCATACGACAGGACGCAGCGGACGGCCTCGATGATGCCGAGGTTGCCCAGCGCGTTCGACGCCCGAAGCGGGTAGTCGTAGAACTTCCCGCGGTAGTAGATGCGGCTCTTGCGCGGCCGGAGCATGAACTCCTCGTCGGGGAGGATCTCGTGCCACAACTCCTCGACCGGCCGGACCTTGGTGAAGAACCTGTGGCCACCGATGTCGAAGCGCCAGCCGTCGCGTTCCACCGTGCGGCTGATGCCCCCAACCACATCGTCGGACTCCAGCACAGTCGACCGCCGTCCCGCCTTGGCGAGCTGGTAGGCGGCTGTCAACCCCGCGGGGCCGGCACCGATGATCACGACCTCGTCGGCCAGGCCGCCGGCATCGGGCGTAGCGGCCGTTGTATCACTCACGCGTTGAATCCCTCCGGGGCATCAGGAGTGGGGCGCGGCCAGGTATTGAATAGACCCGGACCGGGACAAAAACGCCACCACCCATTATGGCCGACCCCCTCCGCGGCTTACCAGGCGGCAGCATGTCAGCCGCCGTAGCGGACCAGGTTCTCGTACTCGTAGTAGACAGAGCCGTTCTGGTGCACCACCGTCGGGCCGGGGGTGTGCAGCAGGTCGAGCCAGCTCTTGAGGTAGCCGCAGGCCCCACCGAGACCGGGGTAGCCGTCCCGCCACACCAGCCACAGAGTGTGCCCGGCGCCGACACGGGCCAGCACCTCTTGGGCGAAGGTCTCGACATCGGTGTGGGCGATCACCTTCCGGTAGTCGACCCAGTTGACCCTCTGGGGACCGATCGCCCGCGGGAACGTCAGTTCGACTACGCCGCGGACGGTGAGCAACCGATCGACCGCAGGACCCAGCTGATCCGGGCAATACGCCACGACGTCCCCACTTTGTGCCTGCGCGTTGAGGACCGCGGCGACCTTGACCGCCTGGGTGCGTTGCTGCTTGTTCTCCCCGTAACCGGTGAGCAACCCCGCGAGGCACAGCACGGCGATGCACCCGGCCCGGAAACGACGCCCCGGGATGACCGCTATCCCCGCCGCCACCACCATCAGGAACAGCGGCAGCACCACGGCCGTGTACCGCGCCACGAAAGCGGCATTGGCTACAGCCCCCAGCACGACCGCCACCACGAGTGTCCCGAGTGCCACGACGACCAATGGCGCCATCCCCGGACGGGGGCGCAGCTCGATCACGACCGCTGGCCCGCACTCGGTCTCGTGGGTGGAACCGTCGGGTTCTGTGGTCCGCACCACCGTGCCCGGAACCGCCGTGCGCCCGAAGACGCCGACCATGAACAGGGTGAAGCTGGCGAACATCAGCAGCATGCCCCACGAACCCGGACCGGAGTAGTCGCCGAAGAGGGCCAGGAGGTCACCGGGGCTGGCCGCGGACGTCCACGGAGTGCCGGTGTGCAGGGCCTGGTAGGCGAAGACGGGGAACCACGGCAACCACAACAGCGTGCCGAAACCCATGGCACGCAGGATGGGCCGGCCGGTACCCGTCCGGCGGGCGCGCCAGCCGAGCCAGAGCGCCGTGACGAGGACGAGGTAGAGGCCCCAGTAGTGGGTGTAGAGCAGCGCAGCGGTGATGGCCGACACCGCCACCAGCCGCCCCCGAGTGGGCTGTTCGACCGCTCGCTGGAGCGCCAGGAACCCCAGCACGGAGAACAGGATCATGAACGAGTACATGCGTGTCGCCGTCGCGTAGTTGATGGCGAACGGTGATGTGAGACCCAAGAAGAACGTCACCCACGCAACAGTCCGTCCTCCTACACGCCTCCCGGCCAGCCACAACAGCGGGAGTGTGCCGACAGAGACGATCCCCGAGAGCGCGCGCACCGCGAAGTCACTTTGCCCAAAAGCCGCCATCCAGAAGTGGAGGATCACGTAGTAGAGCGGCGGGGCTCCGTCGTGGCTGAGCGCTCTCGGGATCTGGGACACGGGCAGCTTCGAGATGTTGACGCTGATCGCTTCGTCGAGCCACAGGGGGCTCGGTGCCCAGAACCGCAGTGCCACGCCCGCGACGACGGCGACGACCCCGGCCACCACGAGGAGTCGCGGCACCTCGATGTCGACGCCGAAAAGGGTCTCGTGAAGGCGGCCGTGAGCCCGGTCGCCCGGTTGTGGCGGGCTGTCTACGGTCGCGGCCACGGCTCAACAGGGTACCCAGCGCAGTCACGGCCCTACACGTCAGCCGCCAGACACACCTCCAAACACACCTCCATTGGACGGCTGCGTAGCCGGATGTGCACGACAGGACCGGCGCCGGAGACCGAACGCTACATTCGGAGTGTGCCATCAAGAGACGATCATCGACCGCAGGCCCCCGACCGGAACCTGGCGATGGAACTAGCCCGGGTCACCGAAGCGGCGGCCATGGCGGCCGCCCGGTGGATGGGTAGAGGCGACAAGGAGGGTGCCGACGGCGCGGCGGTGGACGCCATGCGCGTCGTGCTCGGTGGCGTCCCCATGGACGGCGTCGTCGTGATAGGCGAGGGGGAGAAGGACGAGGCGCCGATGCTGTACAACGGCGAGCGAATCGGTGACGGCACGCCTCCCGAGGCAGATATCGCGGTCGACCCGATCGACGGTACGACCCCCACGGCGCTCGGGCGCGGAGGCGCGCTCTCGGTGATCGCCGTCAGCGACCGGGGGACCATGTTCAACCCCGGGCCGTGCGTCTACATGGAGAAGCTTGCCGTCGGCCCGGAAGCGGCGGGCAAGGTGAGCCTCGAGCAGTCCGCCGCCGACAACATCCGTGCCGTGGCCGAGGCGAAGGGCGAATCCGTGCGCGACGTCACCGCCGTGATACTCGACAGGCCGCGCCACGCCGACCTGATCGAGGAGGTCCGGTCCATAGGTGCTCGGATCCGGCTCATCACCGACGGCGACGTAGCAGGAGCCATTGCGACGGCGTGGTCGGATTCCGGCGCCGACATCCTGCTCGGCATCGGCGGTACCCCGGAAGGGGTGATTGCGGCGGCCGCGCTCAAGTGCATGGGCGGCGAGCTACAGGGGCGACTGTGGCCACGCAACGACGTCGAGCACAAGGCGGCGGTCGAAGCTGGTTATGAGATCGAGCGGGTGCTCGGTCACGACGACCTGTGCCAGGGCGACAACTGCTTCTTCGCGGCGACGGGGATCACCGACGGTGAGCTGTTGAGGGGCGTGCGCTACGACTCCCGCGGCGCGACCACCGAGTCCCTCGTGATGCGCTCGAAGTCCGGGACGGTGCGCAGGATCGTCGCCAACCACCGTCTGAACAAGCTGGCCCGTTACTCGGCGGTCGAGTTCTACTAAAGAGGCTCGTACCACTGGGGGTGCCCGGTTCGACCGACTGGTCGCACCCAGGAGCCGCGCGACTCGTAGAAGCTGGCAGGACCCTCGGCTCCGACGACAGGGAACTCCCAGCCGGTCCTTCGCGCCGACGACTCCAGGTGCGCGAGGAGGTGGCTGCCGACGCCCTGCCGCCTGCATCCCTCGACGACGAAGACGCCGGCGTGCGGTCCCGACCCGTCCACCCAGGCGACGGCGACACCGGCGAATCCCTCCTCGGTTCGAGCGGTCAGCACGATGGGTTGGGAAAAGACGACCCGGCGCGCGTCCGAGGTCGTCCCGGAGGCTTGCACGAGCGGAACGTCGGCGCCGGCCTCGGCGATGGCGGCTCGGGCATCAGGGTCGACGACCCGGCCGCTCGTGATCGTGAGCGCGATCCCGCCGGTCCCTATCACGGCAGGCGCCTCGAGGCAGGCGTCCGCTATCGGCACCCAGAAGCGGCCCCGCCTCTCCTCGAGAAGGACCACGCGGTCGAAGGTGGCAACGGACGCGTAGTCCTGTAGCGCGGCCATGGCCGACTGGATCCGCTCGTCGGCGATTCCGTCCCCGAGAGTCACGTGGGGCACCCATGGCCATGTGAGCGACCTGGCGAGGGGCTGTTCGAACACGTCGTCGCGGAGCTGTCTCAGCCGTTCGATGTCGCCGCCGACGCCGAGATACAGGACGGGATTGTCCGGCAGGAACGTGCAGGGCGGCCCCAGGGTCGCGGTCAGGGGGGCGGTCTGCAGGGCTGCGGCCGACCGGATCCTGGCGACCGCAGCCGGCAGGTCCCTCGAGTGGACGTTGACGGGCGGGACGAGCGTCAGATGGGGTTCCATCCGGCCGAGGGACGGGTCTCCCACCGCCCTGCGGAGGCCCTCCACCTCGGACCGAACGGGCTCGTCAAGAAGCAGCGCCACACCCAGCCGGTGCCGGCTTGAAGAGGTCCGCAGAATCGCCTGAGAAGAAGGCGCGATCCTCTTCGATGGCATATCGCAGTGTGCCAGGTGGAGGGGTTCGGAAGGTCCCCGGCCGCTAGGATCAGAGCGTGAACGAGGACCTGGAGCTCTTCGACATCGTCCGCCGGGAGGAGGAGCGGCAGAACACCACTCTGCAGCTCATCGCCTCCGAGAACTTCGCCTCGCGGGCGGTGATGGCAGCCACCGGCTCGGTCCTCACCAACAAGTACTCCGAGGGCTACCCCGGCAAGCGCTACTACGGCGGCAATCAGGTGATCGACGAGGTGGAAGACCTTGCGCGCCGGCGGGTCTGCGCACTCTTGGGGTCCCACCTTCCAGAGGGTGGCGTGCACGCCAACGTGCAACCACACTCGGGAGCCAACGCCAACCTCGCCGCGTACCTGGCGGTCCTGGAGGCGGGCGACACCGTGCTCGGCATGCGGCTCGACCAGGGGGGCCACCTCACCCATGGTTCACCGGTCAACGTGAGCGGGCGGTTCTACAAGTTCGTGTCCTACGGCGTCACGCAGAGCGACGAGAGGCTGGACCTGGACCAGCTGGCGTCGTTGGCGCAGGAAAACCAACCAAAGCTGATCGTTGCCGGTGCGACGGCCTACCCGCGGCTGATCGACCCCGTGCCGATCCGCGAGATCGCCGACAGTGTCGGAGCGCTGTTCCTGTTCGACGCGGCTCACGTGGCGGGGCTCATCGCAGGCGGGGTACATCCGAATCCCGTCGGCATCGCGGACATCGTCACCTTCACCACTCACAAGACCCTCCGTGGGCCCCGAGGGGGTGCGATCCTGTGCCGGCCGGAGCTGGCGACGGCTATCGACAAGGCGGTGTTCCCCGGCCTGCAGGGCGGCCCGCTGGAACACGTGGTCGCAGCCAAAGCGGTCGCTTTCTGGGAGGCGTCGCAACCGCAGTTCCGTGATTACGCCGCCCAGATCATCCGCAATGCGAGGGCCCTCGCCGGGGCTCTCGCGGCGGAGGGATTCCGGATTGTCTCCGGGGGCACCGACAACCACCTGATGCTGGTGGACCTGCGAACATTCGACCCTGACCTGACCGGCAAGGTGGCTCAGGAGTCGCTCGACCGCGCGGGCATCACTCTCAACAAGAACACCATCCCGGACGATCCCCGCTCTCCCTTCGTGACCTCCGGCCTTCGCATCGGCACGCCGGCGGTGACGACTGCCGGGATGCGGGAGCCCGAGATGGCAGAGATCGCCGGCCTCATCGGAAGGGTGCTGCGCAAGCCTGACGACCCAACCGAGATAGCCGCCGTGCGCGACGAGGTGGCTGTGATGTGCTCGAAGTTCACGCCCTACCCGTAGGGAGACCCGGATCACCGGTTACAACGACTACCTGATCGTCGGGGCCGTAGCCGCTGTCACCACGTGGGTGGCGACGTTCGTGGTGCGCCGTCTCGCCGCCAGGTTCTCGATCATCGTCCTGCCGGACGAGCGCAGGGTTCACGAGCGGCCGACTCCGACGGTCGGCGGCGCTGCCATGTTCTTCGGCCTGCTCGTGGCGATGATCGTGGCGTCGCAGATCCCCGGATTGAACCCGCTGTTCCGTGGTAGCTCGGACCCGATCGGGTTGGTGCTCGCCGCCGCCGTGATCTTCACGGTCGGGATGGTCGACGACCTGCGTGAGATGTCGCCTCCCGCCAAGCTGTCCGGTCAGATCGTCGCGGGGACGGTTCTGTACCTGTTCGGCGTCAGCATGCTTTACTTCCGCCTTCCCTTCGCTCAGACGACCCTGGTCCTGTCCGCCGACCTGGTCCCGGTCATGACGGTGCTGTGGGTCGTAGGGATGGCCAACGCTGTGAACCTGGTGGACGGATTGGACGGCTTGGCAGCCGGCATCGTCGGGATCGCCTCTGTCTCGTTCTTCCTCTACTCGCACCAGCTCGTCCACGCCGGCACGATCGCGCCCGAGACATCCGGGCAGCTGCTGTCCGTGATCGTGCTGGGCATATGCGTCGGCTTTCTCCCGCACAACTTCCATCCCGCCAAGATCTTCATGGGTGACGCCGGCGCGATGCTCCTCGGCCTGCTGATGGCAGCGTCAACCATGTCGGTCGTGGGCCAGACCGATCAGGACTTCAGCGGGCGGACGTACTTCTTCTTCGCCCCCGTCGTGATCCCGTTCTTCATCTTGGGCATTCCGATGCTCGACACCGCCTTCGCGATCGTCCGGCGGGCGGGCCGCCGCACCAATCCCGCCGTTGCCGACAAGAACCATCTGCATCACCGGTTGATGCGGCTCGGTCACGGGCAGACCCGATCGGTCCTCATCTTGTGGACCTGGACTGCGCTGCTCTCGGGGCTGGTGCTCTTCCCGTCGTTTCACAGCGGGGCGTTGTCGGCGGTGCCCTTCGGAGCCGGCGCCCTGGTAGTCGCTCTGTACACGCTCTTCGGCGTGCGCGGCCGTACTGAGCAAGGGGCTGGCGGCCGGCCGGCCTGAGGCAAGACGCGGTCGGCCGGCCTGAGGCAAGACGCGGCTAGTGGATCTCCGCGCCGGTGGCGGCTTCGAGCCGGGCCTGCGCCCACCGGAGGTCCTTGTCCGCTGCGGGGTCTCCCTCGCTTCCGGCGGCTGACAGCCGCTGCTTCGCTTCCTCCTCGTCCGCGCGCGCAGCCTCCACGTCGACGTCGGAGGCGAGCTCCGCTACGTCGGCGAGCATGATCACCCGGTTGTCGCTGACCTCGACGAACCCGCCCTGCACCGCGAGGCGGATGTCCGGTTCGGTGGAACTCTCGCCGGAATCCGGTTGCGGTCCGACGATTTTCACGAGACCGGGATCGAGTGCGCCGATGTAGGCCATGTGGTTGGCGAGGAACGCGATCTCCCCGTCGACCGTCCGGCACACGATCATCTCCGCGTAGCCGGAGTAGAGGGTGCGAGTCGGGGTGACCAGCTCGAACTGGGTGGTGGCCATCCGGTGATCAGCCTTCGTGCTGGAGCGTGCGGGCCTTCTCCAGCACCGACTCGACACCGCCGACGTTGAGGAACGCCTGCTCCGGAACCTCGTCCAGGTCTCCGTTGACGAGTGCCTCGAAGGACTCGACCGTCTCCGAGACCGTCACGTACACACCCTTGATGCCCGTGAAGACCTCGGCCACGAAGAACGGCTGAGAGAGGAACCGCTGGATCTTCCGTGCCCGGGAGACGGTCACCCTGTCCTCCTCGGAGAGCTCGTCGAGACCGAGGATCGCGATGATGTCCTGCAACTCCCGGAATCGCTGCAGGATCTCCTGTACGCGGCGAGCCACGGCGTAGTGGCGGTCCCCGACGACTTCGGGAGCGAGCACCGATGACGTCGATGCCAGCGGATCCACGGCGGGGTAGATGCCCAGTGCCGCGATCTGCCGGGAGAGCTCGGTCGTCGCGTCGAGATGGGTGAAGGTGGTGAACGGAGCAGGGTCGGTGTAGTCGTCGGCCGGCACGTACACCGCCTGCAGGGAGGTGATGGAACGGCCGCGGGTCGAGGTGATCCGTTCCTGCAGCTCGCCCATCTCGTCAGCGAGAGTCGGCTGGTAGCCCACCGCCGAGGGCATGCGGCCGAGAAGCGTCGACACCTCCGAGCCCGCCTGGACGAAACGGAAGATGTTGTCGATGAACAGGAGCACGTCCTGGTTCTTCACGTCTCTGAAGTATTCGGCCATCGTGAGCGCCGAAAGGGCGACGCGCAAGCGCACGCCGGGCGGCTCGTCCATCTGGCCGTAGACCAGGGCGGTCTTCTCTATGACGCCCGATTCGGTCATCTCCAGCCAGAGGTCGTTGCCCTCGCGGGTCCGCTCGCCGACGCCGGCGAAGACGGATACGCCGCCGTGCTGGTCGGCGACCCTGCGGATCATCTCCTGGATGAGGACCGTCTTGCCCACACCCGCACCGCCGAATAGGCCGATCTTGCCGCCCTGCACGTAAGGCTCGAGCAGGTCGATGACCTTGATGCCGGTCTCGAACATCTGGGCCTTGGGCTCCAGGGCGTCGAAGGCAGGAGCCGGGCGGTGGATCTCCCAGCGGTCGTCGGGCGTTCCGATCTCGGCGACGTCCAGCGGGTCACCGGTGACGTTGAAGACATGTCCGAGAACCGCGTCGCCGACGGGGACCGTGATCCCACGTCCGGTGCTGATGACGGCGGTGCCGCGACGGAGGCCGTCGGTCGGCCTTAGGCAGACGCAGCGGACACGGCCCTCACCGATCTGCTGCGCCACTTCGGCCATGATCTTCTGGCGCTCCCCGTCGACCTCGATCTCCATCTCGACGGCGAAGTTGATCTCGGGCAGCGCTCCTGGTGGGAACTCCACGTCCACAACCGGGCCGGCGATGGCCACGACCCTGCCCTCGGTGTGCTCGGTGCTCACTTCCTCGGCGATGATGCTCATGTGCTGCTCCTGCGGTCAGGCCGACTCGGCGGCGATGTCGAATGTCTCGTTGTACGATCCGGAGCCGTCTTCGACGCCAACTTGGCGTAGGGCTTCCGCACCGCCCACTATCTCCATGATCTCGGTGGTGATCGAATCCTGGCGCGCGCGGTTCATGACCCTGCGAAGGTTCTTGATCAGCTCGTCGGCGTTGTCCGTTGCCGCCTTCATCGCACGCTGGCGGGCGGCGTGCTCGGAGGCCGAAGACTCGAGCATGGCCGCGAGAACCTCCGCCTCGAGCCAGCTCGGAAGCAGCCGGTCGAGGATCTCCGATGGCTCGGGTTCGAACTCGTAGTCGATCCTGTGGCCGGAGGCGGCTTCAGCACCGGTCCCGGTCTTTTCGCCCGCGGCGAGCGGGACAAGCTGCTTGACAGTGACGGTCTGCGTGCCCATGGAGACGAAGCGGGTGTATACGAGCTCGATCTGGTCCAGGTCGCCCATCTCGAACGGTGGCATGACCGCGGCCACCACACGGCGCGCGTCCTCGTAGCTCGGGCGATCGGCGATGCCTG from Acidimicrobiales bacterium encodes the following:
- the glyA gene encoding serine hydroxymethyltransferase yields the protein MNEDLELFDIVRREEERQNTTLQLIASENFASRAVMAATGSVLTNKYSEGYPGKRYYGGNQVIDEVEDLARRRVCALLGSHLPEGGVHANVQPHSGANANLAAYLAVLEAGDTVLGMRLDQGGHLTHGSPVNVSGRFYKFVSYGVTQSDERLDLDQLASLAQENQPKLIVAGATAYPRLIDPVPIREIADSVGALFLFDAAHVAGLIAGGVHPNPVGIADIVTFTTHKTLRGPRGGAILCRPELATAIDKAVFPGLQGGPLEHVVAAKAVAFWEASQPQFRDYAAQIIRNARALAGALAAEGFRIVSGGTDNHLMLVDLRTFDPDLTGKVAQESLDRAGITLNKNTIPDDPRSPFVTSGLRIGTPAVTTAGMREPEMAEIAGLIGRVLRKPDDPTEIAAVRDEVAVMCSKFTPYP
- a CDS encoding MraY family glycosyltransferase — its product is MATFVVRRLAARFSIIVLPDERRVHERPTPTVGGAAMFFGLLVAMIVASQIPGLNPLFRGSSDPIGLVLAAAVIFTVGMVDDLREMSPPAKLSGQIVAGTVLYLFGVSMLYFRLPFAQTTLVLSADLVPVMTVLWVVGMANAVNLVDGLDGLAAGIVGIASVSFFLYSHQLVHAGTIAPETSGQLLSVIVLGICVGFLPHNFHPAKIFMGDAGAMLLGLLMAASTMSVVGQTDQDFSGRTYFFFAPVVIPFFILGIPMLDTAFAIVRRAGRRTNPAVADKNHLHHRLMRLGHGQTRSVLILWTWTALLSGLVLFPSFHSGALSAVPFGAGALVVALYTLFGVRGRTEQGAGGRPA
- the atpC gene encoding ATP synthase F1 subunit epsilon, translated to MATTQFELVTPTRTLYSGYAEMIVCRTVDGEIAFLANHMAYIGALDPGLVKIVGPQPDSGESSTEPDIRLAVQGGFVEVSDNRVIMLADVAELASDVDVEAARADEEEAKQRLSAAGSEGDPAADKDLRWAQARLEAATGAEIH
- a CDS encoding glycosyltransferase family 39 protein, producing the protein MAATVDSPPQPGDRAHGRLHETLFGVDIEVPRLLVVAGVVAVVAGVALRFWAPSPLWLDEAISVNISKLPVSQIPRALSHDGAPPLYYVILHFWMAAFGQSDFAVRALSGIVSVGTLPLLWLAGRRVGGRTVAWVTFFLGLTSPFAINYATATRMYSFMILFSVLGFLALQRAVEQPTRGRLVAVSAITAALLYTHYWGLYLVLVTALWLGWRARRTGTGRPILRAMGFGTLLWLPWFPVFAYQALHTGTPWTSAASPGDLLALFGDYSGPGSWGMLLMFASFTLFMVGVFGRTAVPGTVVRTTEPDGSTHETECGPAVVIELRPRPGMAPLVVVALGTLVVAVVLGAVANAAFVARYTAVVLPLFLMVVAAGIAVIPGRRFRAGCIAVLCLAGLLTGYGENKQQRTQAVKVAAVLNAQAQSGDVVAYCPDQLGPAVDRLLTVRGVVELTFPRAIGPQRVNWVDYRKVIAHTDVETFAQEVLARVGAGHTLWLVWRDGYPGLGGACGYLKSWLDLLHTPGPTVVHQNGSVYYEYENLVRYGG
- the atpD gene encoding F0F1 ATP synthase subunit beta, producing MSIIAEEVSTEHTEGRVVAIAGPVVDVEFPPGALPEINFAVEMEIEVDGERQKIMAEVAQQIGEGRVRCVCLRPTDGLRRGTAVISTGRGITVPVGDAVLGHVFNVTGDPLDVAEIGTPDDRWEIHRPAPAFDALEPKAQMFETGIKVIDLLEPYVQGGKIGLFGGAGVGKTVLIQEMIRRVADQHGGVSVFAGVGERTREGNDLWLEMTESGVIEKTALVYGQMDEPPGVRLRVALSALTMAEYFRDVKNQDVLLFIDNIFRFVQAGSEVSTLLGRMPSAVGYQPTLADEMGELQERITSTRGRSITSLQAVYVPADDYTDPAPFTTFTHLDATTELSRQIAALGIYPAVDPLASTSSVLAPEVVGDRHYAVARRVQEILQRFRELQDIIAILGLDELSEEDRVTVSRARKIQRFLSQPFFVAEVFTGIKGVYVTVSETVESFEALVNGDLDEVPEQAFLNVGGVESVLEKARTLQHEG
- a CDS encoding NAD(P)/FAD-dependent oxidoreductase; the protein is MSDTTAATPDAGGLADEVVIIGAGPAGLTAAYQLAKAGRRSTVLESDDVVGGISRTVERDGWRFDIGGHRFFTKVRPVEELWHEILPDEEFMLRPRKSRIYYRGKFYDYPLRASNALGNLGIIEAVRCVLSYAWARIRPPKNQHMYEGWLAARFGWRLYNHFFKTYTQKVWGHPPSEMPADWAAQRVKNLSLASAVINALLPRRNQKDITSLIEEFQYPRLGPGMMWERCRDLVEDAGTKVIMGARVERINHHGGVATSVVADHGGAVTEYPATAVISSMPIASLVHVFDPPVPEKVRRAADDLYYRDFLTVALVVPEDAVPWDDNWIYIHDPSVKTMRIQNFGSWSPFLVKEGRNVLGLEYTVEEGDESWGAPDEKLIEQGAEELGRLGLLDPSQVEAGYVVRMPKAYPYYDTDYADNVQIIRDWIGANASNVFPVGRNGMHRYNNQDHSMYTAMLTVENLLGADNDVWSVNVEDEYHEINTRSAPSLSPGRHGTGRDAPILPKKQPTG
- the glpX gene encoding class II fructose-bisphosphatase; this translates as MPSRDDHRPQAPDRNLAMELARVTEAAAMAAARWMGRGDKEGADGAAVDAMRVVLGGVPMDGVVVIGEGEKDEAPMLYNGERIGDGTPPEADIAVDPIDGTTPTALGRGGALSVIAVSDRGTMFNPGPCVYMEKLAVGPEAAGKVSLEQSAADNIRAVAEAKGESVRDVTAVILDRPRHADLIEEVRSIGARIRLITDGDVAGAIATAWSDSGADILLGIGGTPEGVIAAAALKCMGGELQGRLWPRNDVEHKAAVEAGYEIERVLGHDDLCQGDNCFFAATGITDGELLRGVRYDSRGATTESLVMRSKSGTVRRIVANHRLNKLARYSAVEFY
- a CDS encoding GNAT family N-acetyltransferase, which encodes MPSKRIAPSSQAILRTSSSRHRLGVALLLDEPVRSEVEGLRRAVGDPSLGRMEPHLTLVPPVNVHSRDLPAAVARIRSAAALQTAPLTATLGPPCTFLPDNPVLYLGVGGDIERLRQLRDDVFEQPLARSLTWPWVPHVTLGDGIADERIQSAMAALQDYASVATFDRVVLLEERRGRFWVPIADACLEAPAVIGTGGIALTITSGRVVDPDARAAIAEAGADVPLVQASGTTSDARRVVFSQPIVLTARTEEGFAGVAVAWVDGSGPHAGVFVVEGCRRQGVGSHLLAHLESSARRTGWEFPVVGAEGPASFYESRGSWVRPVGRTGHPQWYEPL
- a CDS encoding alpha/beta family hydrolase — protein: MAEKAIARTGLLLAPGAGADRNQSALVSIDSAVTAAGGDVVRMDFPYRKAGRRAPDKAPVLVRAVNEEAAALRQRTTRLVLGGRSMGGRMCSMAAADGLEAEGLVLLSYPLHPPGRPDRSRIEHFPALKVPCLFLSGTRDAFGTVSELEDAASAIPGPVTFEWIEGKDHAMRGTDSAVADIVVAWLRRQRLL